The Hemiscyllium ocellatum isolate sHemOce1 chromosome 22, sHemOce1.pat.X.cur, whole genome shotgun sequence genome includes a region encoding these proteins:
- the drd6b gene encoding D(1)-like dopamine receptor, protein MGNLTAQGNSSGVGQGLAVRAVTGCLLFLLILSTLLGNTLVCLAVMKFRHLRSKVTNFFVISLAVSDLFVAVLVMPWKALSEVAGRWLFGPFCDTWIAFDIMCSTASILNLCIISLDRYWAIASPFRYERKMTQRVASVMIGVAWTLSILISFIPVQLNWHRAGAEVLQDRTNSTADCDSSLNRTYAISSSLISFYIPVVIMVGTYTRIYRIAQTQIRRISSLERAVEHAQSCQEQTADCPHEAALKTSFKKETKVLKTLSIIMGVFVFCWLPFFVLNCMVPFCAPALAQAGQGPCVSDTTFNIFVWFGWANSSLNPVIYAFNADFRKAFTSILGCSRLCPSNAVEPVNFSNELVSYHHDDTTLQKEPPGGSAGANPGILPNQLPPSLSEPFDKVSSISSAPSASSSSSSRRRPREQLLLPGGLSYEGEAEISLDTITAVYR, encoded by the coding sequence ATGGGCAACCTCACAGCGCAGGGTAACAGCAGCGGAGTGGGGCAAGGACTGGCAGTGCGGGCAGTGACAGGCTGCCTCCTTTTCCTCCTCATTCTCTCCACACTGCTGGGAAACACCCTGGTCTGCCTGGCAGTGATGAAGTTCCGGCACTTGCGCTCCAAAGTCACCAATTTCTTTGTCATCTCGCTGGCGGTGTCCGACCTGTTTGTGGCGGTGCTGGTGATGCCCTGGAAAGCCCTGAGCGAGGTGGCTGGCCGCTGGCTCTTTGGCCCCTTCTGTGACACCTGGATTGCCTTCGACATCATGTGCTCGACTGCCTCCATCCTCAACCTGTGCATCATCAGCTTGGACAGGTACTGGGCCATCGCCAGCCCGTTCCGATATGAGCGCAAGATGACCCAGAGGGTGGCTTCAGTGATGATCGGGGTGGCCTGGACACTGTCCATCCTCATCTCCTTCATACCAGTGCAACTGAACTGGCACCGGGCTGGGGCAGAGGTGCTACAGGACAGGACCAACAGCACGGCCGACTGTGACTCCAGCCTCAACAGGACCTACGCCATCTCGTCCTCCCTGATCAGCTTCTACATCCCTGTGGTGATCATGGTGGGCACTTACACCCGCATTTACCGCATCGCCCAGACCCAGATCCGCAGGATCTCATCCCTGGAGAGGGCGGTGGAACACGCCCAGAGCTGCCAGGAGCAGACAGCAGACTGCCCACATGAAGCTGCCCTGAAGACCTCCTTCAAGAAGGAGACCAAGGTGCTGAAGACCCTCTCCATCATCATGGGGGTCTTCGTCTTCTGCTGGCTGCCTTTCTTCGTGTTGAACTGCATGGTGCCCTTCTGTGCCCCGGCCCTGGCACAAGCAGGGCAGGGTCCCTGCGTCAGCGacaccaccttcaacatctttGTCTGGTTCGGCTGGGCCAACTCGTCCCTGAACCCGGTCATCTACGCCTTCAACgcggacttcaggaaggcgttcacCAGCATCCTGGGCTGCTCTCGCCTCTGCCCCAGCAACGCGGTGGAGCCGGTCAACTTCAGCAACGAGCTGGTCTCCTACCACCACGATGACACCACGCTGCAGAAAGAGCCTCCTGGCGGCTCAGCGGGGGCTAACCCGGGCATCCTGCCCAACCAGTTGCCGCCCTCCCTCAGCGAGCCTTTCGACAAGGTCTCCAGCATCTCCTCGGCTCCCAgcgccagcagcagcagcagcagccggcGGCGCCCCAGGGAGCAGCTGCTGCTGCCGGGAGGGCTATCGTACGAGGGCGAAGCTGAGATCAGCCTGGACACCATCACAGCGGTCTACCGCTGA